One stretch of Chryseobacterium indologenes DNA includes these proteins:
- the xrtF gene encoding exosortase family protein XrtF: protein MLKDFKPVLGILLRFIIIYLVLLFAYQFYLNGSKDFGLDPFSGIIANQVSALQNVLGYPTQLYNDISNEQVWFYVQKQYVTRMVEGCNAISVMILFVSFVFAFYKGGKTFVFVLAGLVLLYIMNLLRIVGLNIVMAEHKEYGKMFHDFVFPAVIYGSVVLLWLIWIKFFALKHENS from the coding sequence ATGTTAAAGGACTTTAAGCCGGTGTTAGGAATTTTACTGCGCTTCATCATTATTTATCTGGTGTTGCTCTTTGCGTATCAGTTTTATCTGAATGGAAGTAAGGATTTCGGTTTGGATCCGTTTTCAGGAATTATTGCCAATCAGGTGAGTGCTCTACAAAATGTTTTAGGCTATCCCACGCAGCTTTACAATGATATATCGAATGAACAAGTCTGGTTTTATGTGCAGAAACAATATGTAACAAGAATGGTGGAGGGGTGTAATGCGATCTCCGTCATGATTCTGTTTGTCTCTTTTGTTTTTGCCTTCTATAAAGGAGGGAAGACATTTGTTTTTGTGCTGGCAGGGTTGGTTTTGCTTTACATTATGAATCTTTTACGTATTGTAGGCTTGAATATTGTGATGGCTGAGCATAAGGAATATGGTAAAATGTTTCATGATTTTGTTTTCCCGGCAGTTATTTACGGTAGCGTGGTCCTGCTTTGGTTAATCTGGATTAAATTCTTTGCTTTAAAACATGAAAATTCTTAG
- a CDS encoding exosortase F system-associated membrane protein, with protein MKILSWLLVILGICGLIGVRVMEDKIFYDPFLGYFHEANKNLTFPVFEWGNLIVGHLFRFILNLLFSCLIIQGLFKNKQWTLQGALMMVIVFAIAFPIYLFCIQNQFEIGYLFSFYMRRFVIQPLIILLIVPMFYYRKQMVKSQ; from the coding sequence ATGAAAATTCTTAGCTGGCTTCTTGTTATTTTAGGAATCTGTGGCCTGATAGGGGTCCGAGTGATGGAAGATAAAATATTTTATGATCCGTTTCTGGGTTACTTTCATGAGGCCAATAAAAATCTTACTTTCCCGGTATTTGAATGGGGAAATTTAATAGTTGGACATTTGTTCAGGTTTATCCTTAATCTGTTGTTCTCCTGTCTGATTATTCAGGGATTGTTTAAAAATAAACAGTGGACGCTGCAGGGAGCTTTGATGATGGTGATCGTTTTTGCCATTGCATTTCCTATTTATCTGTTCTGTATTCAAAATCAATTTGAAATTGGGTATCTCTTTTCTTTTTATATGAGAAGATTTGTGATTCAGCCTTTAATTATACTTTTGATTGTTCCGATGTTTTATTATAGGAAGCAGATGGTAAAGAGCCAATAA
- a CDS encoding cation diffusion facilitator family transporter, which translates to MNTQKNTHKDKIGFQKIIAVFGVILFIGKIIAWKLTNSDAVFSDAMESIVNVISAFMGLYSLHLAAKPKDEDHPYGHGKVEFVTSGIEGALIAIAGLMIIYEGIHSLIVGKTLSKIDLGIWIIMATAIINYLLGYISIRKGQKENSLVLISSGKHLQSDTITTLGVVASLVVVYFTKIYWLDSVVALVFGLYIIWVGYKIVRKSLSGIMDEQDPEILHQVIKILEQNRHTEWIDVHNMKIQQFGASLHIDAHITLPWYYDLRDAHNEMEKVIILLAKNIKRSIEFNFHMDDCKPISCPVCQIANCPVRQKDFVKRVEWTAENVTSVDKHTV; encoded by the coding sequence ATGAATACCCAGAAGAATACCCACAAAGATAAAATAGGATTCCAGAAGATCATTGCAGTCTTCGGAGTTATCCTTTTCATTGGAAAAATAATTGCATGGAAGCTTACCAATTCCGATGCCGTATTTTCCGATGCTATGGAAAGCATTGTGAATGTCATCAGTGCATTTATGGGATTATATTCACTTCATCTTGCCGCAAAACCTAAGGATGAGGATCACCCTTATGGCCATGGAAAGGTTGAATTTGTGACTTCCGGTATCGAAGGTGCCTTAATTGCCATTGCCGGTCTTATGATCATTTATGAAGGTATACATAGCCTTATTGTAGGAAAAACCCTGAGCAAAATTGATTTGGGAATCTGGATCATTATGGCAACAGCCATTATCAATTATCTGCTAGGTTATATTTCCATAAGGAAAGGTCAAAAAGAGAATTCACTGGTCCTTATCTCCTCAGGAAAACACCTTCAGTCTGATACCATTACCACCCTTGGAGTGGTTGCCAGTTTGGTCGTTGTTTACTTTACTAAAATCTATTGGCTGGATTCTGTTGTTGCTTTGGTATTTGGTCTTTATATCATATGGGTGGGTTATAAAATCGTTCGAAAATCCTTGAGTGGTATTATGGATGAACAGGATCCTGAAATACTCCATCAGGTGATTAAAATCCTTGAACAAAACAGGCATACAGAATGGATTGATGTTCATAATATGAAAATCCAGCAGTTTGGTGCTTCACTACATATTGATGCTCATATCACCCTGCCCTGGTACTATGACCTTAGAGATGCCCATAATGAAATGGAAAAAGTTATTATCCTTTTAGCTAAAAACATCAAACGTAGCATTGAGTTCAATTTTCACATGGATGACTGCAAACCTATTTCATGTCCAGTATGTCAGATTGCCAATTGTCCGGTTCGCCAAAAAGACTTTGTAAAAAGAGTGGAATGGACTGCTGAGAATGTAACTAGTGTAGATAAACACACCGTCTAA
- a CDS encoding aspartate-semialdehyde dehydrogenase, with the protein MKVAVVGSTGMVGQVMLKVLEERNFPVTELIPVASEKSVGKKVKYKQKEFTIVSMKDAIAAKPDIAIFSAGGSTSLEFAPLFAEAGVTVIDNSSAWRMDPDKKLVVPEINADVLTKEDKIIANPNCSTIQLVMVLGPLNKKYDLKRVIVSTYQSVTGTGKAAVDQLNGEISGDDATAKVYPYQIFKNALPHCDVFAEDDYTKEEIKLMKEPKKILGDDTFNLTATAVRVPVQGGHSESVNIEFENEFELDEVRKILSETPGVIVMDDVKNNHYPMPLYSEGKDEVFVGRIRRDLSQPKTLNLWIVADNLRKGAATNAVQIAEYLVANNLV; encoded by the coding sequence ATGAAAGTAGCTGTAGTAGGTTCAACAGGAATGGTTGGACAAGTTATGCTGAAAGTTTTGGAAGAAAGGAACTTCCCTGTAACAGAATTAATTCCGGTAGCTTCCGAAAAATCTGTAGGTAAAAAGGTGAAGTATAAACAGAAGGAATTTACGATTGTAAGCATGAAGGACGCTATAGCTGCCAAACCGGATATTGCTATCTTTTCTGCCGGAGGTTCTACTTCTCTAGAGTTTGCCCCATTATTTGCAGAAGCTGGAGTAACAGTTATTGACAACTCTTCAGCATGGAGAATGGATCCTGACAAAAAATTAGTCGTTCCTGAAATTAATGCAGATGTATTGACTAAAGAAGACAAGATCATTGCCAATCCGAACTGTTCTACCATTCAGTTGGTAATGGTTTTAGGACCTTTGAACAAAAAATATGATTTAAAAAGAGTAATTGTTTCTACTTACCAATCTGTAACAGGAACAGGTAAAGCTGCGGTTGACCAGTTAAATGGAGAAATCAGCGGTGATGATGCTACTGCAAAAGTATACCCATACCAGATCTTCAAGAATGCGTTACCTCATTGTGATGTATTCGCAGAGGATGATTATACTAAAGAAGAAATTAAATTGATGAAGGAACCTAAGAAAATTCTAGGCGACGATACATTCAATTTAACAGCAACTGCCGTAAGAGTTCCGGTACAAGGAGGTCACTCAGAAAGTGTAAACATCGAATTTGAAAACGAATTTGAATTAGATGAAGTAAGAAAGATCTTATCTGAAACTCCTGGGGTAATCGTAATGGATGATGTAAAAAACAACCACTACCCGATGCCGTTATATTCAGAAGGAAAAGATGAAGTCTTTGTAGGAAGAATAAGACGCGATCTGTCACAGCCGAAAACGCTCAACCTCTGGATCGTAGCAGATAACCTGAGGAAAGGAGCCGCAACAAACGCTGTACAAATTGCAGAATACCTTGTAGCCAACAACTTAGTATAA
- a CDS encoding TonB-dependent receptor, whose amino-acid sequence MKLINKSMLTAVITLSTASIYYAQQTQDTVKTKSKDIEEVILRGVTDIAKDRKTPVAVSTIKAAQILERQGNQELVELLNTTPSVYATKGGGGFGDSQIVMRGFESRNIAVMVNGMPVNDMEGGTVYFSNWTGLSDVTSFMQVQRGLGSSKLAIASVGGTMNFITKAADMKKGGIVRLGVGNNDFLKTSFAYNTGKSDTGWSSSFLMSRQAGSTYIQNTDYEAYAYFFALGWEASKKHSFQFTITGAPQWHDQRSYAPTIGDYIRYNPDNDGTPDRTYNSDWGYYTNGEGKRVALANRANYYNKPVIMLNWDWTINDKSKLSTVAYMSNGRGGGVSDLGRVNGRGLSAIVNNTPYFRDAQGLYNYDKVFAENAAVNPNTAAAGNTLVRRASINSHNWYGILANFQHKVNDNWNFSIGTDNRYYYGYHYQVVSDLYGASGYKDNANKNIPPNVVTATSDYKKMNWNPFGGKQVPLNERVGFSNDGEVLWYSGFGQIEYTKDKLSAFLQGSVSNQAYQRIDEFVQDGVTVQRNQTVNRKTGFKNLFGYNIKGGANYNINENHNVFANVGYYSKQPFMNTVYPSNQQVVNPQLTNEKIFSAEVGYGFRSANFTANVNVYRTQWKDRALRRTIQVPDVTDAYAEMNGITEIHQGVEVDATYKLNKFLELNGMFSWGDYYYKGNATGTTFDGNNNPLTVAGDSNTTTLYIDKVKVGGTSSNSIPQMTASLGATIKPVKDLSIYAGWRYVGKLYSSIDIATFSNIANQDRGVLKLPDYNLTDIGVSYKIRLKDASQYFTIGANVYNLFDTTYIQDGATNIFGSDKITTAGDPDNGKTYEAAGRMYKGIANGNRVFFGFGRTWAATVSFNF is encoded by the coding sequence ATGAAATTAATCAACAAATCGATGCTAACTGCAGTAATTACTTTATCTACAGCTAGTATCTATTATGCTCAACAAACTCAGGACACAGTTAAAACTAAGTCTAAAGACATTGAGGAGGTAATCCTAAGAGGTGTTACCGATATCGCTAAAGATAGAAAGACACCGGTAGCAGTTTCTACAATTAAAGCTGCACAGATTCTTGAAAGACAAGGTAACCAGGAACTTGTTGAGCTACTAAACACAACGCCATCTGTTTATGCAACAAAAGGTGGTGGTGGTTTTGGAGACTCTCAGATTGTTATGCGTGGTTTTGAATCAAGAAACATCGCAGTAATGGTAAACGGTATGCCTGTAAATGATATGGAAGGAGGTACTGTTTATTTCTCAAACTGGACTGGATTATCTGACGTAACAAGTTTCATGCAGGTACAAAGAGGTCTTGGTTCTTCTAAACTAGCTATTGCTTCTGTTGGAGGTACAATGAACTTCATTACAAAGGCAGCAGATATGAAAAAAGGAGGTATTGTAAGACTAGGAGTTGGTAACAATGACTTTTTAAAAACTTCATTTGCTTATAATACAGGTAAGTCTGATACAGGTTGGTCTTCTTCATTCTTAATGAGCAGACAGGCTGGTTCTACTTACATTCAAAATACAGATTACGAAGCATACGCATATTTCTTCGCATTAGGTTGGGAAGCTAGTAAGAAACACAGCTTCCAGTTTACAATTACAGGAGCTCCACAATGGCATGATCAAAGATCTTACGCTCCAACTATTGGTGATTATATCAGATATAATCCGGATAATGATGGAACTCCAGACAGAACTTATAACAGTGACTGGGGATATTACACAAATGGAGAAGGAAAAAGAGTGGCTTTGGCAAACAGAGCTAACTACTATAACAAACCTGTTATTATGCTTAACTGGGACTGGACTATCAACGATAAATCCAAGTTAAGTACAGTTGCATATATGTCTAATGGTAGAGGAGGTGGAGTCTCTGATCTTGGTAGAGTGAACGGTAGAGGTTTATCAGCTATTGTAAATAACACTCCATACTTCAGAGACGCACAAGGTCTTTATAATTACGACAAAGTTTTCGCTGAAAATGCTGCGGTTAATCCAAATACAGCAGCTGCAGGAAACACATTAGTTCGTAGAGCGAGTATTAATTCTCATAACTGGTATGGGATCTTAGCAAATTTCCAACATAAAGTTAACGACAACTGGAATTTCTCAATAGGTACTGATAATAGATATTATTACGGATACCACTATCAAGTTGTTTCTGATTTATATGGAGCATCAGGGTATAAAGACAATGCAAACAAAAACATTCCACCAAATGTAGTAACTGCAACTTCTGATTATAAAAAGATGAACTGGAATCCTTTCGGAGGAAAACAAGTCCCTTTAAATGAAAGAGTTGGATTCAGCAATGACGGAGAAGTACTTTGGTACAGTGGATTTGGACAGATTGAGTATACTAAAGATAAGTTATCTGCTTTCTTACAGGGGTCAGTATCAAACCAAGCTTACCAAAGAATTGATGAGTTTGTTCAGGACGGTGTTACAGTACAGAGAAATCAAACTGTAAACAGAAAAACAGGTTTCAAAAATCTATTTGGCTATAACATCAAAGGGGGAGCTAACTATAACATCAACGAAAATCACAACGTTTTCGCAAATGTTGGTTATTACAGCAAACAACCATTCATGAATACTGTTTACCCAAGTAACCAACAAGTTGTAAACCCTCAACTTACTAATGAGAAAATTTTCTCAGCTGAAGTTGGATACGGTTTCAGATCTGCAAACTTCACTGCAAATGTTAACGTTTACAGAACTCAATGGAAAGACAGAGCATTAAGAAGAACGATCCAGGTTCCTGACGTAACGGACGCTTACGCAGAAATGAATGGTATTACAGAAATTCACCAAGGAGTAGAAGTTGATGCAACTTATAAACTTAATAAATTCTTAGAGCTTAATGGTATGTTCTCTTGGGGAGATTACTATTACAAAGGAAACGCAACAGGAACAACATTTGATGGAAACAACAATCCACTAACTGTTGCCGGAGATTCAAATACAACTACTCTTTATATTGATAAAGTAAAAGTAGGAGGTACAAGCAGCAACAGTATTCCTCAAATGACAGCTTCATTAGGTGCTACTATTAAACCGGTAAAAGATTTAAGCATCTATGCTGGATGGCGTTATGTAGGTAAGCTTTATTCTTCAATAGATATTGCTACCTTCTCAAATATTGCAAACCAAGACAGAGGAGTATTGAAATTACCAGACTATAACTTAACTGACATTGGTGTATCCTATAAAATCAGATTGAAAGACGCTAGTCAATACTTCACTATTGGAGCTAACGTTTACAACTTATTTGATACTACTTACATCCAGGATGGCGCAACCAACATCTTTGGAAGTGATAAAATCACAACTGCAGGCGATCCTGATAATGGTAAAACTTATGAGGCTGCAGGTAGAATGTACAAAGGTATTGCTAATGGAAACAGAGTGTTCTTCGGATTCGGAAGAACATGGGCAGCAACCGTATCATTCAACTTCTAA
- the nadC gene encoding carboxylating nicotinate-nucleotide diphosphorylase: MKRPSYVTDKALKTFIKNALEEDIQDGDHSTLSTIPEDLQQSAKLLVKQDCILAGVELAEIIFKTFDKNLKVETFIKDGTPCKVGDIALIVTGSARSILSTERFVLNCMQRMSGIATLTHDWDSRLVGTKTKLLDTRKTTPNFRMCEKWAVAIGGGTNHRYGLYDMIMLKDNHIDYNGSITNAVKMAKDYVKKTKKKLKIEVETRNLEEVQEAINAKVDRIMLDNMDVKTMKKAVKMINDSTESEASGGITRDMLKEIASTGVTYISVGALTHSAENIDLSLKAVK, encoded by the coding sequence ATGAAAAGACCAAGCTACGTCACAGATAAAGCATTAAAAACATTTATAAAAAATGCCCTTGAAGAAGACATCCAGGATGGAGATCACTCTACCCTTTCCACGATTCCTGAAGACCTTCAGCAAAGTGCTAAGTTATTGGTAAAACAAGATTGCATTCTAGCCGGTGTTGAATTGGCAGAAATTATTTTCAAAACTTTTGATAAAAACCTGAAGGTTGAAACATTTATCAAAGACGGAACACCTTGCAAAGTTGGAGATATTGCTCTTATTGTAACAGGAAGTGCAAGATCCATCCTTTCCACAGAAAGATTTGTTCTCAATTGTATGCAAAGAATGAGTGGTATTGCAACACTAACTCACGACTGGGATTCAAGATTGGTAGGAACAAAAACAAAACTTTTAGATACCAGAAAAACGACTCCCAATTTCAGAATGTGTGAAAAATGGGCAGTGGCTATTGGTGGTGGAACAAACCACAGATACGGTCTTTATGATATGATTATGCTTAAAGATAACCATATCGACTACAATGGAAGCATCACCAATGCAGTGAAAATGGCTAAAGACTACGTTAAAAAGACAAAGAAAAAGTTAAAAATTGAAGTGGAAACCAGAAATCTGGAAGAAGTTCAGGAAGCCATTAATGCTAAAGTTGACAGAATTATGCTTGACAATATGGATGTTAAGACGATGAAGAAAGCCGTCAAGATGATTAACGATTCTACCGAGTCTGAAGCATCTGGTGGAATTACTCGTGATATGCTTAAAGAAATTGCTTCCACAGGCGTTACTTACATTTCTGTAGGGGCTTTAACACACTCGGCTGAGAATATAGATTTGAGTCTCAAAGCAGTGAAATAG
- the nadB gene encoding L-aspartate oxidase, giving the protein MIKADVLVIGSGISGLSYAIKVSEQLPDAKIIIVTKSDEDESNTKYAQGGLAVVTDFQKDNFEKHIEDTMRAGDGENKRDVVEMVVKEAPARFNEIVEWGAQFDMKNGKFALGREGGHTENRIVHHKDITGFEIERALLETANSSPNIEILDHHYVIDIITQHHVPGKELNEGDIHCYGAYILDEKSKTIKKITSKITLVATGGAGHVYKNTTNPTIATGDGIAFVARAKGKVSNMQYYQFHPTALYNKIDGMLFLISEAVRGDGAKLRTKRGEKFMQKYDEREELASRDIVARAIDNEMKISGDEYVGLDCREMNQEKFLEHFPNIYKKCKDEGIDPFTQLIPVVPACHYLMGGIEVDKDGQSSIRNLFAVGECTNSGLHGANRLASNSLLEGLVFGHNAAMKTVSLLNENLFNFDDLKAVPEWNEEGMKIMDEMVIISYLRKQLQEMMSDLVGIVRSNRRLNMALQKHQEIAAAVDEIYHYSILSPQLSELRNLTTVAHLIITQSMEMTENKGAFYNKDLV; this is encoded by the coding sequence ATGATAAAAGCGGATGTATTAGTAATCGGTTCCGGTATTTCCGGACTTTCCTATGCCATTAAAGTTTCTGAACAACTCCCTGATGCCAAAATCATTATTGTAACAAAGTCTGATGAAGACGAAAGCAATACCAAATATGCCCAAGGTGGCCTTGCTGTAGTGACCGACTTTCAGAAAGACAATTTTGAAAAACATATAGAAGACACCATGCGCGCTGGAGATGGTGAAAACAAACGCGATGTTGTAGAAATGGTAGTAAAGGAAGCTCCGGCAAGATTCAATGAAATTGTAGAATGGGGAGCCCAATTTGACATGAAAAATGGCAAATTTGCTTTAGGAAGAGAAGGAGGCCATACTGAAAACAGAATTGTTCATCATAAAGACATTACAGGTTTTGAAATTGAAAGAGCTCTTTTAGAAACCGCCAACAGCAGTCCGAATATTGAAATTCTAGACCATCATTATGTAATTGACATCATTACCCAGCACCATGTTCCGGGAAAAGAACTTAACGAAGGAGATATTCATTGTTATGGTGCCTACATCCTGGATGAAAAATCCAAAACCATCAAAAAGATCACATCCAAAATCACTTTGGTAGCTACAGGAGGTGCAGGGCATGTTTATAAAAATACAACCAACCCAACCATTGCCACAGGTGACGGAATTGCTTTCGTAGCGCGTGCTAAAGGAAAGGTTTCCAATATGCAGTACTATCAGTTCCATCCTACTGCTCTTTACAATAAAATTGACGGAATGCTTTTCCTTATTTCTGAAGCAGTACGGGGAGATGGCGCCAAATTAAGGACTAAAAGAGGCGAAAAGTTCATGCAGAAATATGATGAACGTGAAGAATTAGCCTCTAGAGATATTGTAGCACGAGCTATTGATAACGAAATGAAAATTTCGGGAGACGAATATGTAGGTCTCGACTGCCGCGAAATGAATCAGGAAAAATTCCTTGAACACTTCCCGAATATCTATAAAAAATGTAAAGACGAAGGAATTGATCCGTTCACTCAATTAATCCCTGTAGTTCCTGCCTGTCACTATTTGATGGGAGGTATCGAAGTAGATAAAGACGGGCAGTCTTCTATCAGAAATCTTTTTGCTGTAGGAGAATGTACAAATTCCGGATTACACGGAGCGAATAGACTTGCTTCAAACTCTTTATTGGAAGGATTGGTTTTTGGACACAATGCTGCTATGAAAACAGTATCCCTTCTCAACGAAAATCTCTTTAATTTTGATGACCTAAAAGCAGTTCCAGAGTGGAATGAAGAGGGAATGAAAATCATGGATGAAATGGTTATCATCAGCTACCTAAGAAAACAACTTCAGGAAATGATGAGTGACCTGGTAGGAATTGTAAGAAGTAACAGACGTCTCAATATGGCATTACAAAAGCATCAAGAAATTGCTGCAGCTGTTGATGAAATCTATCACTACTCTATTCTTTCTCCACAATTATCCGAATTAAGAAACCTCACTACCGTTGCTCACCTCATCATTACCCAATCTATGGAAATGACTGAAAATAAAGGAGCATTTTACAATAAAGATTTAGTGTAG
- a CDS encoding NAD(P)H-dependent oxidoreductase, translating into MNYLEALSRRYSVKKFNHQIIPQETLYNILESGKLSASSLGLQPYKIIVVESEEMKQKLIPAFYNPSQISTCSHLVVIVSKKNIEENYIQGYFKHISEVRETPLEMLAPFKNRINQHINQKTQDEIFNWAEKQSYIVLANLMYAAAIENIDSCPMEGFRQDVIEKTLNINPETEKVTVTLALGYRSEEDYFQHMKKVRKPNEKLFKFI; encoded by the coding sequence ATGAATTATTTGGAGGCTTTAAGCAGAAGGTATTCTGTGAAAAAATTTAATCATCAAATTATTCCTCAAGAAACCCTTTATAACATTCTTGAGTCAGGAAAACTGTCTGCAAGCTCTCTGGGACTTCAACCTTATAAGATTATCGTTGTTGAAAGTGAGGAAATGAAACAAAAGTTGATTCCTGCATTTTACAATCCATCCCAGATTTCCACATGCTCTCATCTTGTTGTCATTGTTTCAAAAAAAAATATTGAGGAAAATTATATCCAAGGATATTTTAAACACATTTCCGAAGTTAGAGAAACTCCCCTTGAAATGCTTGCCCCCTTCAAAAACAGGATCAATCAGCATATTAATCAAAAAACACAGGATGAAATTTTCAACTGGGCAGAAAAACAGTCTTATATTGTATTAGCCAATTTGATGTATGCTGCTGCTATTGAAAATATAGATTCATGCCCAATGGAAGGATTCCGTCAGGATGTAATAGAAAAGACTCTGAACATCAACCCCGAAACAGAAAAAGTAACCGTTACCCTCGCTTTAGGCTACCGTTCTGAGGAAGATTACTTCCAGCACATGAAAAAAGTAAGAAAACCAAACGAAAAATTGTTTAAATTTATTTAA